tgttcaaatatgtgaACAAAGGTCCGGACAGAGCTACTCTTaaaataagcaacaactctgcacagtctgaaaaatcaaccattattgATGAGATCAAAAGCTATTACGACTGTAGGTATCTATCACCATGTGAAGCTGCTTGGAGAATATTTGCTTTTGACATCCATCACAGATGGCCTCCTGTTCAGAGATTGACCTTTCATCTTCCTGGCCAACAATCAGCTTTatttaaagatgatgatgatattaatgTGGTCTTCAACAGATACGAAAATGCTAACACAATgtttctagcttggtttgaGGCTAACAAAGTTTATGAGGAAGGAAAACAATTGACTTATTCAGAATTTCCAAGCAAATTTGTGTGgtttgcaaaagaaaaagaatggaaaccaaggaagaaaggCTACAACATTGGTAGACTTACTTATATTCCTCCTGGGTCTGGAGAACTTTATTATTTGAGGATATTACTGACCATTcaaaaaggttgtattgatTATGAAAGCATTAAGACAATTGATGGAAAGTATTATGAAACATACCAAGAAGCTTGCTATGTTTTGGGATTGTTGGCTGACGACAAagaatatattgatgcaatcaAAGAAGCAAGTGAATTTGCTTGTGGGTATCAACTTAGAAgattatttgttactttgttgTCCATGAATACAATTTCTAAACCAGATATAGTTTGGAATTTTACTTGGAGTATCTTATGTGATGgaattttgtaccaaaaaagGAAGGAGATGAACTTACCAGGtacttcatattttttcttttaatttcgtatacatatatattttaattgtattatttacttattgcaGGTCTTCTCAATCTATAAACAATATTACTTTACAGATTGATAATctgtattttttgttgtttacttatttacagatcttctcaagtttagttgtttattattatattatatatatgtatatgattattatatatCTGTATTTGCAGGTCTTCAAATGGAGACTGCTGAATTACAAAAACTATGTCTGCTGGAAATAGAGGAAATGCTAATGTCAAATGGTAGAAGTTTGAAAGATTATCCTTCATTACCTCAACTTGATCTTTCAGATGTACATACattcaataatagatttattgttgATGAGTTGCAATATAATAAACAAGACATGGCGAAAGAACATGACAGTTTGTTTAAAGCACTGAATGATGAACAAATTGATGTATATCAAGATATCATGACAGCAGTTCTTTCAAAGAAGGGAggattctttttcttatatggcTATGGTGGTACAGGTAAGACTTTTATGTGGAAGACATTGTCGGCTGGTCTAAGAAGCAAAGGCATGATTGTTTTGAACGTAGCATCAAGTGGAATTGCTTCTTTATTACTTCCTGGTGGAAAAACAGCACACTCTACCTTTTGCATCCCactattaattaatgaagaaTCAACTTGCAACATAGCACAAGGTAGTCTTAGGGCAAAACTTCTTATGGCTACCAGTTTGATTAtctgggatgaagcaccaatgatGAATAGAATGTGTTTTGAGGCATTTGATAGAACACTAAGAGATATTATGCGAAATGTTGATGATGCCAATAAAGACAAACCATTTGGTGGCAAAGCAGTTGTGTTAGGAGGTGACTTTAGACAAATTCTACCAGTTATCAAAAAAGGATCTAGGTTTGATATCATAAAATCATCAATCAACTATTCAGAGTTATGGAATTGTTGTAAAGTGCTAAAGTTATCCAAGAACATGAGATTAAGTACTACATCAAATACTGAAACAGCCAATGATATTCaagaatttgctgattggattTTGAAGATTGGAGACGCAAAAATGGAtctaaatgagaatggtgagtgCATGGTTGAAATTCCCGAACAGATCCTGATTAGAAACACAGATTTACCTTTATTGTCATTGGTTGAATTTGTGTATCCTCAATTTGTGGTTAACATGTTGAATcctaattattttgatgatggagcAATTTTGTGCCCAACAAATGATTCTGTAGAGCAAGTAAATGATTTCATGTTGTCCTTAATTGGTGGTGATGAGGTGACTTATTTAAGTTCAGATACACCTTGCCAATCTGATGAACAAGATGAAGTGCAATCTAAATGGTTTACAtctgaatttttaaatgatatcaaatgttcagGGATACCAAATCATAAACTGCAGTTGAAAACAGGTGTTCCAATTATGCTCTTGAGAAACATTGATCAAGCAAAAGGTTTATGCAATGGCACAAGATTGCAAGTCAAACATTTAGGCAAGAATGTAATATGTGCAACTGTAATTACTGGAAAAAACATTGGTGACAGCATTTTTATACCAAGAATGGATTTAGTGCCATCTGATTCAGGGTtgcctttcaaatttcaaagaagacaaTTTCCGATATCTTTATGCTTTGCAATGACGATTAACAAAAGTCAAGGACAAACACTTTCTAGAGTCGGCCTTTATCTTCCACAACCTGTATTCACACATGGCCAACTATATGTTGCTATTTCTAGAGTCAAAACCAAAAGAggattgaaaatacttatattggatgaagatggaaaggtaacaaacacaactaaaaacgttgtgtacaaagaaatttttgaaactctttgaaAAGAAATCAATTATAGGTATGTCAtttcgaattttatttttcatttcaaaactgttataaatatatatcaattgatttatgttattttctgcCATGTAGGAAAATCATTGTACTGAAAAAGTTGAACAAAGAAGTCATTGTGTACAAAAGGAAATTATGTACAAAAGGAATTTATGAACTTCAATACCAAAGGATACATTCTAGGTatgtaatttattctttttaattcttatattaaCAAAGTAGTGTATTagtcatatttttgttgttggtgcTTGACGACAATATTCAATGAAATCAAATCTTAACTTGACATACAACTTTAATTACATTCTAAATTGATCTATTCCATTGATACACGTCAAcatctttttaaaacattagatTATCATCATATAGATTATTAAATATCCAAAAACCCATTGCTATTACCAcaattattacatataaaaaaacctGTGCGTTGCACGGGTAGAAGGACTAGTATAGTacaaatatcaaaagataataactatcaaaaaattttaaatatgacaagatcttcttaaatctttttagatctccacaacaaacaaatatatcttgaggatattggattatttagaagctAAATGGATGATATTACAAATTgcaaatttggaaaattaatgcaaatattagttGGCGATAATTTcttagatatctttaaataattaatttaattaattatattagaaatatttaaccaactatatttgtcaaataattttaaaactagtTATATCTCTTGTACCACACCTATTCGGCCTAGCCGAATAAATAACAATTACCATACACATGCTAGGGTACCCGGACTAAACCGCTAAGAAGCGACATTAAtcaaacaaaccaaaacaataatagcggcctaagccgctaaagGGTAACCGGCCTAGGCCTATAACTCCACGAAACTAACCAAGGACTTGGCAAAAATAGAACGTTTCAATAAGATTCACCAAGCCCAcaataatcgaactaagggcctaggctagggcctaggcccacctacagcccaaacaagggcccagcccatggcgtggccagacataattaataatctataaatatgcatggaccccatgaattaaaggtacgcattcattacttccctaATCACCAGATTTGACTTCCTAAGAGATTTCGCTGACTTGaacttcggagtcccttctgcaggtaacccctcccagGTCCAAACTGATCACTCTGAGATACCCATAAGCGATATATATCAACCGGGAagaagcctactgaggagatggcGGACCAAGGTAAGGTAATACTTGTGTCTGacatatcttgtttgttctctgcaagaacatctttcaaaatatgtttagatattcataatcactataaagataaattatatttatctttacctttattttaaaagatatttaagagatttcaacaataaaaaaacctggtccaagtcctatataaagagaccaaggggaaACAGAAAAGGGAAGCTCGAAACttcagagtttaggaaccccTATGGGGCCTAATTTCCTTCTCACTTTCCACcctctcttcttttatttttaaaatattttgattccatGAAGTGCTAAGCTTCGAGGGTTAGTTCCACGGTAATTTCATTTTGGAGtatgaggttagaatgaaataatttattttttgttctttttattattgttgtgtttttcattcatctatgtcttttatctttaaatcacgtaAAAAAACTGATGATTTTGCATGCTAGCTAATTAGCaaagtgtttatatatatatatatatatatatatatatatatatatatatatatatatatatatatatatatatatatatatatatatatatatatatatatatatatatatatatatatatatgcatgttaaTCGTATGAGTTtaatggtttttaaatttaattgagactttactttgattttgtttagaaactttcatgtgattaaataagtttttaccaataattgagactttactttggttaaaggtatttactctaactaaaattagtcaagactttactttgattgaggttttacattgattaatttgcaaatctacaatcataattaattgagcaataatctttagataatcgataatgaatctattttaaaaacatgagtggaataaatctattttctttataattgtttttatatccttttatcattttccaatattattttatttgattaaccccttttgtatagtttttataaggttaaaatacctttttggtcccaattttcgtcaagttttgtcaaattaGTCCTAattgtttttgtgtttaaataggtgtcaatttttgtcaattttgttcaatttggtctttttttgctaaaaccatttaaatcattaacagtaATGAACAGTGATTACCACGTGTGACGtgatttttttggttttttttttttaatttttaaattttttttaaaatgttcatGTGTCAATCCAACAACGTGCCACATGTGTCGCGATCAAAATCGCGACGGGATgacaaaccaaaaataaaatttgaaaaaactgaatttagagttgccaccatagtttattttggaaaactacggaaaaccaaaaagataagacaaggtctgcaaaaaatgagattttggGTCCGgaagtcggttacgcgtggggaaggtattagcacccccaCAACACCCGTCCTAAGACAGTACCTTTAACTAAAcgtgcaaaaggatgtagtttttaaaaatatttattttccccaaaaataataataaatgaatttactaaataaacaaaaataatttattttggtctTTTGGGCCCGACCAGGATTAATCCtcactcctacgtatctccattcacgATGGAGAATCAgagttacgtagttctttatattttttaaattttaggaaaagaaatttgaaaaattggtGTCATGTGACACGAACGACCGGACaaatactaaaagaaatgaagaaaactattttttatgatttttaaaataaaatatttatgaacaatagaaaataatatcccTTAAGCAAAAGGAAGAAGTTATGTGTAAAACAAAAACGcgttcaatattaaaataatattataagaaaaagggaatgaataaataaaaaaagataatgacAGTGACATACCTTCTACACTTTCAATTCCTCTTCTCTTGTATCAATCTCACCCTctcattttgtatattataactaccttttctttcctttttattcttgcctccttttctattttttttttcaagagagaaaataaaagaggtGTGTATGTATGGGTGGTAATGAGAAGGAGAGAGCAAGAGTAAAgaatattttctttccttttttccaTGACAGACtgcgtatttatattcacacattgcaatatcaatgcaatcttacccttaattgtaatgaacaatttAAGAAAGAGATTGGTCATGATAGCAGTACATTATGAGAATCAGATCGTATCAACTCAGAGCACATTATCAATcatcattaataatattgattctaatcattataagagatattgcttctacTTATTCAAATCATATCACTATTTTCTCTATCAATTAtaagagatattgcttctacttattagaatcatatcactattTTCTCTATTAGGACAGGAGACAAAGGTAGATGATATGATATGTTGAGTTATTGGGTTCATGAGAAGgggtgtgataattaaaaacaaactggactttttcttcttcttttttctttttttttcctctcatttttttctttttttactaaaattaaagtttgaaaatctttgaaaaaaaaattatttcacctttttttatttaccattaactaaaaaacatttcatttttttttttgaaaataaatttcttcatccggacgaaattggatgttgacaatatgtcaaaattaatgttttatattcaatttggttcttatattatttatttttgttcaatttactcttaatttttttaaaaatgaagcaaCTTTGTCCCTtttcaaattgagaccaaatatactttttaataaaaatgtgaatttttattaaatatttttgtttaggaTACAATTAGTtgaaaattataacaaaaattttaaagataaagatgaattttaaaattttatatagagctgtcaaaacgggtaacccgGCCCGacccgactcaccacgggttgatgatttagtgagtcaacccaacccggctcacgtTTTAGcaagtcaaaaaaatttgaacctaacccgacccaccacgggttgacaGGTtagcgggttaaacgggttggctcacaggttcacttaattaaaaaaatattttatttttttttatttttttcagtcaaaactaaattgtaattctaattaaaatctaaataaactttaatacaatccaaatacaaaccaaaataaaataatacaaattatttatgttggataaaaaaacaacctaacatgacccaaatgtaaagcccaacttaataaaaataaataaaaatatttgtgtgacccttttatctgcgagttggctcaccaacctggctcaccacgAGTTCTAAATGAgttgggtcaaaaatcaacctgtattgaaatttgtaaaaaaatttcaacccaacccgaacccgtggtgagccaagttggctcgcgggttccaacccattttgacaactctaatttTATATCAATGATATTAGTTTTCAtccttaaaattttcattttaattttaaactaattgtaacaaaaacatgattataaattttttataaaaatgtgaattttaaaataaaacatcattataacttttatataaaaaaattaaacttggtCTCAATTTCGAGAGagacaaaattattcaattttaaacaaaattgatactaaattgaataaaaataaaaaaaatgtaaggaataaattgaatataaaacattgactctgaCACGCTGCTGAGTTGACACgtagacatttaaaaaaattacaaagtacaaaaaaatgtatatatataataaaaaaacacgaAGTGACATATGACAATCATTGTTCATTATCATCAATGATTGAAACGGTATTAGTaaaaagggaccaaattgaacagaattgacaaaaattgggacctatttgaacacaaaaacaaaattatgactcgtttgacaaaacttgacgaaaattgggaccaagaagatattttaacctttttataataaataatttgtcaagAATAAATTTCGCGTTCATTGGAAGACGACTTAAGGTTAATTTTACCCTTTCTTTCTtaatagtattaatttgatcgcatcAAAAAAATCTTAGTCCAGGCAGGCCAACTAAAAGTATAAAGTATACCTACAAAATATGCATGCTGgtctaaatattatttaaaataaaaaatagtcaaaataaatataaagtataCCTACAAAAtgttgttatataaatttatagatgaataatttgttaaatatatagTTTATACATCATAATAGATTGAAAgactatatatattattcacaCGTCTCCAACGACtaaatcatttcaaaatattgaaaacGAACGAACACTTACGCCCAAAGTGACCTTTGCGCAtgtctaaattaaattatttgctCTTGTGGACTAAATtacatacatatttatttattaattcattttattcaattcaatttcacttttaatagaaaatttaatgaacttccttaattttaaaaaattactaacGGCCATTTATGTCTAAGAGGGCTAAAAAAGTTAGATTCATAGCCCGTGGGAGTTTTCAAGTTCAGATAGTAACTAGCTTTAACCACcactatatttataattgaattttaagggtaagaaataaaagaaataccaTTAAACAATCCAACAAATCATCACCCAATCTACGAGAATCATACATCAATTATCAACCACAACTTTATAAGCCCGCCCTCTATTTGCGAAGTGGAACCAAGAGACAAAATCTCTGATTTTCTCCACAATGACatgttttaactattttaaaacttattttagatACCGGACAGCTTCATGCGATGTCTTTGATGAAGGTAGAAGTAATATACACAATTATTAAGAAAACAGATTTGAAAATAAGCCTGAACTTCACGAGTCATACATGCTTTAGttgtataatatattaaaatgcatGATTGTcgacaaaaaaagaaaagaacctGAAGACACGTAATCTCCAACGCCTATAAATTGGTAATCAAAATGTTGAGAGCAATTATACTGAGAAATTCATTGCGAAGTAAATAACGCTTTGCTAATTATGCCGGTGGCTTCAATATATCGATCTACGCACCTAGAGATGCAACTGCTTTCACTTCCACCAAGACTTGAACCTGGTTTCGTGATACACTTCTCAAAACACTTTCTTCCCACTGTCTGCAAAATAAATGTCAATCTGGAAGATGAGTACAACTGGAAATTAAGACACTGAACAAAAGAGTACTAATTAAGCAGTGTTTGTTAGCTACTAAACTAATGTCACAGAAATTGCAGAACAGTACACATTCTTTATTAACATACTGGGACTCACATAAGCCTTTTAATAACTAGGGTGAAAAGATTAAGCAACAACGTTTACCAACCCCTAAATTACTCGTGGAGATGTCCCTAATATTCGGGGCTTTATTAATAGTAAATAACAAACTGAATTGACTAATAAGTGTTAGGAATTAAAATGAGTTCAAGTCCCACATTTGAAACCTTATCCTAACCCTGTTAACAATAAATGGCAATCCCCTACCATTTCCAATCTAGAATATATTTCCAAGAATTTTCAATTGGCAGAGGCAAACCATGAACAGAACAAATCAATTGCACGAATAATTTAAGGCATCAATTCTCCggtgttgagaaaaaaaaaatagaaagaaaaacgaCTCATGAACAAGAAACACATATATCACTAAATTCAATTGCATCTTTCTACGAAATGAGAAAATCATAATCGACCTGCATTAACTGAAATTTCACAATTAATTGCCTCTTATTGACCTACATAATTGAATTTTACCCAATTTGCTTCTTACATGTTTCTTTTGTCGTTGTTCCTGTATGGTAGGTTGAAAGATATATAAAGATCGAACTTTTGACATTAGCCAAATTGAACTGATAAAAACTATAATTTGGATTTTTATTAAAGTGGTTACTTTCTTTATAATAGGAGCTGGCGTTAGTACTAAAAGTAAGTATAGAACTCGAGAAAGAAACATTTTTTACATGAGAAAAGACTGCATAACAAACAGAAACGCATGCTAGAacacaaattataaaagaaaaaagaagaatactAAGAGATCCAGAGTCTGTGCCTTTCATAGCATAATCCACGTATACACTCCTGAATTCTTATGTCAATCTTCTAGTCCCCACATCGGACCAATTCTCTCAACCATATGCACATGTTGTTTATTCTTTCCTGGCActgattttttttctcctttctcgCAACGTCCTTCCTACTCTCCTCACACTCGA
This portion of the Vigna unguiculata cultivar IT97K-499-35 chromosome 6, ASM411807v1, whole genome shotgun sequence genome encodes:
- the LOC114187146 gene encoding mitochondrial import inner membrane translocase subunit Tim13 yields the protein MDSFSNPSTGSSQQLSAQDIRKQLKNQLALEYAQQFLETVGRKCFEKCITKPGSSLGGSESSCISRCVDRYIEATGIISKALFTSQ